A genomic segment from Paraburkholderia hayleyella encodes:
- a CDS encoding NAD(P)H-hydrate dehydratase, producing the protein MTDTPSPLPALPAESHTAFEAEPDVRTAAFFAVLGQPVPLCSQAALRQLETQAAATLPPHTLMARAGWAAAQFLRERLAHAEAGAAAQPVWIVVGPGNNGGDALVMATELHRTGVPVQVCLPQPVQASDARWAWAAAQAVGVPFNAALPERLPAASWLVDGLFGIGLARPLEGVFAALAQRLTHHAQHHGRVLALDIPSGLSCDTGQTIGEDSAPGHAVRATCTLTFLAAKPGLFMASGRDHAGTVYVAPLGVDPALAADTAPAPSPLQLNAPALFVPLRAPREHASHKGRFGSLAVIGGDTGLCGAPILAARAALFAGAGKVHVVLLGNGAPAYDPLHPELMLHAAGDLALEPLSALALGCGMGQRARARRLLREALALDVPKLLDADALNLLTQDPALAARVAQRAADGDPCVLTPHPLEAARLLGTDTATVQRDRLAAAWALVERFACVIVLKGSGTVIAAPDGRCAVNPTGGAALASGGTGDVLGGLIGALLAQGLPRYEAALAGVYLHGLAADTLSAEGAGPAGLTAGELAPRVRMLMNRLFYPVARPD; encoded by the coding sequence CTTTTTTGCCGTACTCGGCCAGCCCGTGCCGTTATGCAGTCAGGCTGCCTTGCGCCAGCTTGAAACCCAGGCCGCTGCGACCTTGCCGCCGCATACGTTGATGGCGCGGGCCGGATGGGCGGCGGCACAGTTTCTGCGCGAGCGCCTGGCTCACGCTGAAGCCGGCGCCGCGGCTCAGCCGGTCTGGATCGTCGTGGGCCCGGGCAACAATGGCGGCGATGCGCTCGTGATGGCGACCGAGCTGCACCGCACCGGGGTGCCCGTCCAGGTTTGCCTGCCGCAGCCCGTGCAAGCGTCCGACGCCCGCTGGGCCTGGGCTGCCGCCCAGGCCGTGGGGGTACCGTTCAATGCGGCGTTGCCGGAGCGTTTACCCGCCGCAAGCTGGCTCGTCGATGGTCTGTTCGGCATCGGGCTGGCCCGGCCACTCGAGGGGGTATTCGCCGCGCTAGCGCAGCGTCTCACGCACCATGCGCAACATCATGGCCGGGTGCTAGCGCTCGATATCCCGAGCGGCCTCTCCTGCGATACAGGTCAAACCATCGGCGAAGACTCCGCCCCAGGTCACGCCGTGCGCGCCACGTGCACGTTGACGTTCCTTGCGGCCAAGCCCGGACTTTTCATGGCATCGGGGCGCGACCATGCCGGCACGGTGTACGTCGCCCCGCTCGGTGTCGATCCGGCTTTAGCCGCTGACACCGCCCCTGCGCCCAGCCCACTCCAGCTCAACGCGCCCGCACTGTTCGTCCCGCTGCGAGCGCCACGCGAGCACGCCAGTCATAAAGGCCGCTTCGGCAGCCTTGCGGTGATCGGCGGCGACACGGGCTTGTGCGGCGCACCGATTCTCGCGGCCCGCGCAGCGCTCTTCGCGGGCGCGGGTAAAGTTCATGTCGTGCTGCTCGGCAACGGTGCGCCCGCCTACGATCCGCTCCACCCCGAACTCATGCTGCATGCCGCTGGCGACCTCGCCCTCGAGCCGCTGAGCGCATTGGCGCTGGGCTGCGGCATGGGCCAGCGGGCCCGGGCCCGTCGTTTGTTACGCGAGGCGCTCGCGCTCGATGTCCCGAAGCTGCTTGATGCCGATGCGCTTAATCTGCTGACGCAAGACCCCGCGCTCGCCGCACGGGTCGCCCAGCGCGCCGCGGACGGCGATCCGTGCGTGCTGACACCGCATCCGCTCGAAGCCGCGCGGCTACTCGGCACCGATACCGCCACGGTGCAGCGCGACCGGCTTGCCGCCGCGTGGGCGCTGGTCGAACGCTTTGCCTGCGTGATCGTGCTGAAAGGCAGCGGCACCGTGATCGCCGCTCCCGATGGACGCTGCGCCGTTAATCCGACGGGCGGCGCGGCGCTCGCTAGCGGTGGCACCGGTGATGTGCTGGGCGGCCTCATCGGAGCCTTGCTGGCGCAAGGGCTGCCGCGCTACGAAGCGGCGCTCGCGGGCGTCTATCTGCACGGGCTGGCGGCCGATACCCTGAGCGCGGAGGGCGCGGGCCCCGCGGGTCTCACGGCAGGCGAGCTGGCGCCGAGGGTGCGCATGCTGATGAATCGGCTCTTTTATCCCGTAGCCCGGCCAGACTGA
- the pgi gene encoding glucose-6-phosphate isomerase, which yields MTLATLPAWSLLQAHYEQIRGLHLRDCFAPAHDSSPTRAERFTFSGGGLCADFSKHRITDDTLRLFTQLAREAQVEARRDAMFAGELVNPTEGRAALHTALRADNPAAPWHAEVQAELARMARFANQVRDGRWSGYSGKRIRHVVNIGIGGSDLGPKMAVHALHHLASPDIASYFVSNVDGADLARVLEQIDAETTLVIVVSKTFTTLETMTNAHSLRSWMIQQGCPEEALKRHFVGVSAHVAEVVKFGIAEDNVFAMWDWVGGRYSLWSAVGLALMVAIGPDQFGELLAGAREMDQHFCSAPLERNLPVLMALIGIWYRDFFGAQSYLVAPYSAALQFLPAYLQQLEMESNGKSARLDGTWVDYPTAAVTWGEPGTNGQHAFFQMLHQGPTLVPIDFIAVLTPQYALAGHHPRLLANCFAQSEALMLGRTLDEARAIAGPARPELAPHLVFPGNRPSTTLLLDALNARTLGALIALYEHKVLVQATVWNINPFDQWGVELGKILSQALEADLGAANRVEGKHDSSTTALLARARAALGR from the coding sequence ATGACGCTCGCTACGCTCCCTGCCTGGTCTTTGCTGCAAGCACACTACGAACAAATCCGGGGCTTGCATCTGCGCGACTGTTTCGCGCCCGCCCATGATTCCTCGCCCACTCGCGCCGAACGTTTCACGTTCAGCGGGGGAGGCCTCTGTGCCGACTTTTCCAAACACCGCATCACCGACGACACCCTGCGTCTGTTCACCCAGCTCGCCCGCGAAGCCCAAGTCGAAGCGCGCCGTGACGCGATGTTCGCGGGCGAGCTCGTCAACCCCACCGAAGGCCGGGCGGCGCTGCATACCGCCTTGCGCGCGGACAATCCCGCCGCGCCCTGGCACGCCGAGGTGCAGGCGGAGCTGGCGCGCATGGCCCGCTTCGCCAACCAGGTTCGGGATGGGCGCTGGAGCGGCTATAGCGGCAAGCGGATTCGCCATGTGGTGAATATCGGCATCGGCGGCTCGGATCTGGGCCCGAAGATGGCGGTCCATGCGCTGCATCATCTGGCGAGCCCGGACATCGCCAGCTACTTTGTCTCGAATGTCGATGGCGCCGATCTGGCGCGCGTGCTTGAGCAAATCGACGCCGAGACCACGCTCGTGATCGTGGTCTCGAAGACCTTCACCACGCTCGAAACCATGACCAACGCGCACTCGCTGCGCAGCTGGATGATTCAGCAGGGCTGTCCCGAAGAAGCCCTGAAGCGGCATTTCGTCGGCGTCTCGGCCCATGTCGCGGAAGTCGTCAAGTTCGGTATCGCCGAAGATAACGTCTTCGCCATGTGGGATTGGGTTGGGGGCCGCTATTCGTTATGGTCGGCGGTGGGGCTCGCGCTCATGGTCGCCATCGGCCCGGATCAGTTCGGCGAACTGCTGGCAGGCGCGCGTGAGATGGACCAGCACTTTTGCAGTGCCCCGCTGGAGCGCAATTTGCCGGTGCTGATGGCGCTCATCGGGATCTGGTACCGCGATTTTTTCGGCGCGCAAAGCTATCTGGTCGCGCCGTATTCCGCCGCGCTGCAATTCTTGCCTGCGTATTTGCAGCAGCTCGAAATGGAAAGCAATGGCAAATCCGCCCGGCTCGATGGGACGTGGGTTGATTACCCCACTGCGGCGGTAACCTGGGGCGAGCCTGGCACGAATGGCCAGCATGCTTTTTTCCAGATGCTGCACCAGGGGCCCACCCTCGTACCGATTGATTTCATTGCGGTGCTGACGCCGCAATACGCGCTGGCGGGCCATCATCCGCGCCTGCTGGCGAACTGTTTTGCCCAGAGCGAAGCGCTGATGCTCGGCCGCACGCTCGACGAAGCCCGCGCGATCGCGGGCCCCGCGCGTCCGGAACTGGCACCGCATCTGGTGTTTCCGGGCAACCGCCCCTCGACCACGCTGCTGCTCGATGCGCTCAACGCCCGCACGCTTGGCGCGCTGATTGCACTGTACGAACACAAGGTGCTGGTTCAGGCGACGGTATGGAATATCAATCCGTTCGATCAATGGGGGGTGGAACTGGGCAAAATCCTGAGCCAGGCGCTCGAAGCCGATCTCGGCGCGGCGAATCGGGTTGAGGGCAAGCATGATTCGTCCACCACCGCGCTACTGGCGCGGGCCCGCGCGGCACTTGGGCGCTGA
- a CDS encoding ABC transporter ATP-binding protein, whose amino-acid sequence MQKKTGLVIEVQGLCKKVDDATGSLTILDGINLAIEAGSRVALVGASGSGKSTLLGLLAGLDHASAGSVRLLGHDLAQLDEDARATLRRGAVGFVFQSFQLMPHLTALENVMLPLELQGEITAPEAARRARTLLEQVGLGPRTAHYPKLLSGGEQQRVALARAFVTRPAVLFADEPTGSLDAATGHAVIELMFEMNRASGATLVLVTHDAELARRCDRTLTIEAGRLVV is encoded by the coding sequence ATGCAAAAGAAAACCGGTTTAGTCATTGAAGTCCAGGGGTTGTGCAAGAAAGTGGACGATGCCACGGGCAGTCTGACGATTCTCGATGGAATCAACCTTGCCATCGAAGCCGGCAGCCGCGTGGCGCTGGTCGGGGCCTCCGGCTCGGGCAAATCAACGTTGCTGGGGCTGCTGGCCGGGTTGGACCACGCCAGCGCGGGCTCGGTTCGGCTGCTAGGCCATGATCTGGCCCAGCTCGACGAAGATGCCCGGGCCACATTACGGCGCGGTGCGGTGGGGTTCGTGTTTCAGTCGTTTCAGCTGATGCCGCATTTAACCGCGCTGGAGAACGTGATGCTACCGCTCGAGCTGCAAGGCGAGATCACGGCGCCCGAAGCCGCCCGGCGCGCGCGGACATTGCTGGAGCAAGTCGGGCTGGGGCCACGCACGGCGCATTATCCGAAACTGCTTTCCGGGGGCGAGCAGCAGCGCGTGGCACTGGCCCGGGCGTTCGTCACACGCCCGGCAGTGCTATTTGCCGATGAGCCGACCGGCAGCCTCGATGCGGCAACCGGGCACGCCGTGATCGAACTGATGTTTGAGATGAACCGCGCCAGCGGCGCCACACTCGTGCTGGTCACGCACGATGCGGAGCTGGCGCGGCGTTGCGACCGGACACTGACCATCGAGGCCGGACGGCTGGTGGTTTAA
- a CDS encoding arylesterase, which yields MRVSVRWKAALALGAMLLASGVSAGEARAAGLTAPPRVKPAAIVVLGDSLSAEYGLPRGTGWVALLRERVAATRADYSVANASISGDTTSGGRARLGALLQRLQPAVLIVELGGNDALRGVPLSTTEDNLRTIILQAQQQGAKVVLVGMQVPPNYGPDYSQKFQQLYRTLAQTLRVPLVPFLLAGMETRAELFQADQIHPSQEAQPLLLNNVWPVLQPVLKAARTSAAATVKTH from the coding sequence ATGCGCGTGAGCGTGCGCTGGAAAGCCGCCCTCGCACTGGGCGCGATGCTGCTGGCGAGCGGGGTAAGCGCCGGTGAGGCTCGCGCCGCGGGCCTCACCGCGCCGCCACGCGTCAAGCCCGCGGCGATTGTCGTGCTGGGCGACAGCCTCTCGGCTGAATACGGCCTGCCACGCGGCACGGGATGGGTGGCGCTGCTCCGCGAGCGTGTCGCGGCAACGCGCGCCGATTATAGCGTTGCCAATGCCAGCATCAGCGGCGACACCACGAGCGGTGGACGAGCCCGCCTGGGTGCGCTGCTGCAACGGCTCCAGCCCGCCGTCCTGATTGTCGAGCTGGGCGGCAACGATGCCTTGCGCGGCGTGCCGCTGAGCACCACCGAAGACAACCTGCGCACGATCATCCTCCAGGCGCAACAACAGGGAGCCAAGGTCGTGCTGGTCGGCATGCAGGTCCCGCCCAATTACGGCCCGGATTATTCACAGAAATTTCAACAGCTCTACCGCACGCTGGCCCAGACGCTACGCGTGCCGCTCGTGCCGTTTTTACTGGCGGGCATGGAAACTCGGGCCGAATTGTTTCAAGCCGACCAGATTCATCCCTCACAAGAAGCGCAGCCTTTATTGCTCAACAATGTCTGGCCGGTGCTTCAGCCCGTTCTCAAGGCGGCTCGCACCTCAGCGGCGGCTACTGTCAAAACGCATTAA
- a CDS encoding SurA N-terminal domain-containing protein — protein sequence MLDFFRNHKRLMMFMLILVIVPGLGFVGIQGFRGFFDDSGNVAQVNGYKITRAEYDNSMRQQLDRARQMLGAQFDLKTFNTPEHRQQVLDAMVMQRVLADETLRLHLTASDAAVRRALLSDPFIASLKNPDGSIDLERYKQVLAAQGMTPEQYDASVRYSLAQQQLPSSIQSSAFTSKTLAQHLIELAEQQREVQSLMFRASDYLAKVQPTEAQLQAYYDAHRADFATPATATIQYLVLSPEVLAASVQPTEADLKKYYDDNLARFRTPGEVRASHILIAAAKDASAADKEKARQQAEKVLAELKAHPGQFAQIAEKQSQDPGSAAKGGDLGYFGRGMIAGGKAFDDAAFSLKKDEISGIVQSDFGYHIIKVTEVKPPVTQPFAEVKGAIAHDLKTQHAAKRFTDSADSFTSMVYEQAKSLQPAADKFKLPLQTAVVTPKPNAALAATSPLNNPQFLEAIFSDDAVKNRNNIQAIDLGNNTLISARVSDFKAAAIPSFAALKDSVRQKVITQQAAELAAKDGAARLAVLQKSQATTGFAPALKVSRNNPQGLPETSMSAIYKASAEHLPVYTGVDLGAQGYVIYRVNAVLPGAAMTPERLTAAQQQVAQVHAQSELEAYLDALRQRAKVKHFGSLEAAAANAGQ from the coding sequence ATGCTCGACTTTTTTCGCAATCACAAACGCCTGATGATGTTCATGCTCATCCTCGTCATTGTGCCGGGGCTGGGTTTTGTCGGAATTCAAGGCTTCCGCGGTTTTTTTGATGACAGCGGCAACGTCGCGCAAGTCAACGGCTACAAGATCACGCGGGCCGAGTACGACAACTCGATGCGTCAGCAACTCGATCGCGCACGGCAAATGCTGGGCGCCCAGTTCGACCTGAAAACCTTCAATACGCCGGAACATCGTCAGCAAGTGCTCGATGCGATGGTCATGCAACGCGTGCTGGCCGACGAAACCCTGCGTCTGCATCTGACCGCTTCCGATGCCGCCGTGCGCCGGGCGTTGCTGAGCGACCCGTTTATCGCCTCCCTGAAAAACCCCGATGGCTCGATTGATCTCGAGCGCTACAAGCAGGTTCTCGCCGCCCAGGGCATGACGCCTGAGCAATACGATGCCAGCGTACGCTATAGCCTCGCGCAGCAGCAACTGCCGTCGAGCATTCAGAGCAGCGCGTTCACCTCGAAAACCCTCGCGCAGCACCTGATTGAACTCGCGGAGCAGCAACGCGAAGTACAAAGCCTCATGTTCCGCGCTAGCGACTATCTGGCGAAGGTTCAGCCCACCGAGGCACAACTGCAGGCTTATTACGATGCCCACCGGGCGGATTTCGCCACCCCGGCCACCGCGACGATTCAATATCTCGTGCTGTCGCCGGAGGTGCTGGCTGCGAGCGTCCAGCCCACCGAAGCGGACCTGAAAAAATACTACGACGATAACCTCGCGCGTTTTCGTACACCGGGTGAAGTACGGGCCAGCCACATCCTGATCGCAGCCGCGAAAGACGCGAGTGCGGCGGACAAGGAAAAAGCCCGGCAACAGGCGGAAAAAGTGCTGGCCGAGCTCAAGGCTCATCCTGGGCAGTTCGCGCAGATCGCCGAAAAGCAATCGCAAGATCCCGGTTCAGCCGCGAAGGGTGGGGACCTGGGTTATTTCGGCCGGGGCATGATTGCCGGCGGCAAGGCCTTTGACGATGCCGCCTTCAGCCTCAAAAAAGACGAAATAAGCGGCATCGTGCAATCCGATTTCGGCTATCACATCATCAAGGTGACCGAGGTGAAGCCCCCGGTGACGCAGCCTTTCGCTGAAGTAAAGGGGGCGATTGCCCACGACCTGAAAACGCAGCATGCCGCCAAGCGCTTTACCGATAGCGCGGATAGTTTTACGTCGATGGTGTATGAACAGGCAAAGAGCCTGCAGCCTGCAGCCGACAAGTTCAAGCTGCCACTGCAAACCGCGGTGGTGACGCCCAAGCCCAATGCCGCCCTGGCTGCGACCAGCCCGCTGAATAATCCGCAGTTTCTCGAAGCGATTTTTTCTGACGATGCGGTGAAAAACCGCAACAACATTCAGGCGATTGATCTCGGCAACAACACGCTGATCTCGGCTCGCGTGAGCGACTTCAAGGCGGCGGCTATCCCATCCTTTGCGGCGCTCAAGGATAGCGTCAGGCAAAAGGTCATCACGCAACAGGCGGCCGAACTGGCGGCGAAAGATGGGGCCGCGCGCCTCGCGGTGCTGCAGAAATCGCAAGCGACAACAGGCTTTGCGCCTGCGCTCAAGGTATCCCGCAACAACCCGCAAGGCCTCCCGGAAACTTCGATGAGCGCGATTTACAAGGCCAGCGCAGAACATCTGCCGGTTTATACCGGTGTCGATCTGGGCGCTCAGGGTTACGTGATTTACCGTGTCAATGCCGTACTCCCGGGGGCGGCGATGACGCCTGAGCGGCTTACGGCAGCCCAGCAGCAGGTGGCTCAGGTTCATGCACAGTCGGAACTTGAAGCGTATCTGGACGCCTTGCGCCAACGCGCCAAGGTCAAGCACTTTGGTTCGCTTGAGGCGGCTGCGGCGAATGCCGGGCAATAA